In Fimbriiglobus ruber, a genomic segment contains:
- the glyA gene encoding serine hydroxymethyltransferase, with protein sequence MNVLQQADPEVWHSIQAERARQRFGLEMIASENYTSPAVMAAQGSVLTNKYAEGYPGKRYYGGCEFVDEVERFAIERAKKLFGGDHVNVQPHSGAQANMAVFLAALKPGDTILGLDLAHGGHLTHGMKLNFSGKYFNVTSYGVTKDTHRIDFDQVAAQTREHKPKLVIAGASAYPRVLEFAKFAEICKEVGALLMVDMAHIAGLVAARLHPDPVPHAEFVTSTTHKTLRGPRAGIIICKESWAKPIDSAVFPGIQGGPLMHVIAAKAVALAEALRPEFKTHIAQVLANAKVLADELAHAGYRIISGGTDNHLMLVDVFSKDGVTGKVAEQALDTAGITVNKNMIPYDPRKPLDPSGIRIGTPALTTRGMKEAEMKQIAKWICEVLHRPTDDDLLSRVRGSVRELCEQFPAPAEAA encoded by the coding sequence ATGAACGTCCTGCAACAAGCCGACCCCGAGGTGTGGCACTCGATCCAGGCGGAACGAGCCCGGCAGCGGTTCGGCTTGGAGATGATCGCGTCCGAGAACTACACCAGTCCCGCGGTCATGGCCGCGCAGGGCTCGGTGCTCACGAACAAGTACGCCGAAGGCTACCCCGGCAAGCGGTACTACGGCGGCTGCGAATTCGTGGACGAGGTCGAGCGGTTCGCCATCGAGCGGGCGAAGAAACTCTTCGGCGGCGACCACGTCAATGTCCAGCCGCACTCCGGTGCGCAAGCCAACATGGCCGTCTTCCTCGCCGCGCTCAAGCCCGGCGACACCATCCTCGGCCTCGATCTCGCCCACGGCGGGCACCTGACCCACGGGATGAAGCTAAACTTCTCCGGCAAGTATTTCAACGTCACCAGCTACGGCGTGACGAAGGACACGCACCGAATCGATTTCGACCAGGTCGCTGCCCAGACCCGCGAACATAAGCCGAAGCTCGTGATCGCCGGGGCCAGTGCGTACCCGCGGGTGTTGGAATTCGCGAAGTTCGCTGAGATTTGCAAGGAAGTCGGCGCGCTGCTCATGGTGGACATGGCGCACATCGCCGGACTGGTGGCCGCCAGGCTGCACCCGGACCCGGTGCCGCACGCCGAGTTCGTGACCTCGACCACGCACAAGACGCTCCGCGGCCCGCGGGCGGGGATCATCATCTGCAAGGAAAGCTGGGCCAAGCCGATCGACTCGGCCGTCTTCCCCGGCATTCAGGGCGGGCCCCTCATGCACGTAATCGCGGCCAAAGCGGTCGCGCTCGCCGAAGCACTCCGCCCCGAGTTCAAGACGCACATCGCCCAGGTTCTCGCGAACGCCAAGGTGCTGGCAGACGAACTGGCCCACGCCGGTTACCGGATCATCTCCGGCGGGACCGACAACCACCTCATGCTGGTCGACGTGTTCTCGAAGGACGGCGTGACCGGGAAGGTGGCCGAGCAGGCGCTGGATACGGCCGGGATTACGGTCAACAAGAACATGATCCCTTACGACCCCCGCAAGCCGCTCGACCCGTCCGGCATTCGTATCGGCACCCCTGCCCTGACCACGCGGGGGATGAAGGAAGCGGAAATGAAGCAGATCGCCAAATGGATCTGCGAAGTCCTGCACCGGCCGACCGACGACGATCTGTTGTCTCGGGTACGCGGCAGCGTTCGCGAGCTGTGCGAACAATTCCCAGCTCCGGCGGAAGCGGCGTAG
- a CDS encoding GAF domain-containing sensor histidine kinase, translating into MKESVIDDVSAVAQIDAVPRILEVVCRATGMGFSAVARVTPSHWVACAVRDEIAFGLQAGGELVVGTTICDEIQRSGELVVIEDVDTNEAYSCHPTPKMYGFKSYISVPIRLHDGRFFGTLCAIDPRPARLKQTETVEMFKLFADLIAYHLDSQQRLMASEKALLGEREASQLREQFIAVLGHDLRNPLGAIRSGADLLTMLPKGEQANKVRDMIQRSVTRMTGLIDDVLDFARGRLGGGISLDRKVIDGLEGVLNQVVLELESANPERTVHRAIRISQPVDCDGSRLGQMLSNLLANAFTHGDPACPIWVRAGTSAGAFELSVTNQGPTIPPEIVGQLFQPFVRGAAKPGQQGLGLGLYIASEIARAHQGILKVESVEGTTRFLFQMPISSE; encoded by the coding sequence ATGAAGGAGAGCGTTATCGATGACGTGTCGGCAGTCGCTCAAATCGACGCCGTGCCCAGGATTCTCGAAGTCGTTTGCAGGGCCACCGGCATGGGCTTTTCCGCCGTCGCTCGCGTGACCCCGTCCCACTGGGTCGCGTGCGCGGTGCGCGACGAGATCGCGTTCGGCCTCCAAGCGGGCGGCGAATTGGTCGTCGGCACCACGATCTGCGACGAGATCCAACGAAGTGGCGAGTTGGTGGTTATTGAGGACGTAGATACGAACGAGGCCTACTCCTGCCATCCGACGCCCAAGATGTACGGGTTCAAGAGCTACATCTCCGTGCCCATCCGCCTCCACGACGGGCGGTTCTTCGGAACCTTGTGCGCGATCGATCCTCGACCCGCCCGACTGAAGCAAACAGAAACAGTCGAGATGTTTAAACTGTTCGCAGATCTCATCGCGTATCACTTGGATTCTCAGCAGCGTCTGATGGCGAGCGAGAAGGCACTCCTGGGCGAACGCGAAGCCTCGCAACTCCGGGAGCAATTCATCGCCGTCCTGGGCCACGATCTGCGGAACCCGCTGGGAGCCATCCGCTCCGGCGCGGACCTGTTGACCATGCTGCCCAAGGGCGAGCAGGCCAACAAAGTCCGCGACATGATTCAGCGCAGTGTGACCCGTATGACCGGACTGATTGACGACGTCCTCGATTTCGCCCGCGGTCGACTCGGCGGCGGGATTTCACTCGATCGCAAGGTGATCGACGGCCTGGAAGGTGTGTTGAATCAGGTCGTCCTGGAGTTGGAATCTGCGAACCCGGAACGAACGGTGCATCGGGCGATCCGAATCAGCCAACCCGTCGACTGCGACGGCAGCCGACTCGGCCAGATGCTCTCGAACCTGCTTGCCAATGCGTTCACGCACGGCGATCCGGCGTGCCCGATCTGGGTTCGGGCGGGGACGTCTGCGGGCGCGTTCGAGCTGTCCGTGACAAACCAGGGGCCGACGATCCCACCTGAAATCGTCGGGCAGTTGTTTCAGCCCTTCGTTCGCGGGGCCGCGAAACCGGGCCAGCAGGGCTTGGGTCTCGGGTTGTACATCGCATCGGAGATCGCCCGCGCCCATCAAGGGATACTCAAGGTCGAATCGGTCGAGGGCACGACGAGGTTCCTGTTTCAAATGCCGATTTCAAGCGAGTGA
- a CDS encoding THUMP domain-containing class I SAM-dependent RNA methyltransferase, with translation MNRYFVTCARGLEPLLVRELAALGAAGVAPGRGGVYFEGGPAIVYRASLWLRTAVRILRPVLEADVRTPDELYEAVRSILWSEYMTPDHTLAVDCNARNSGITHSQYASRRVKDAICDQFRERVGRRPSVDTERPSIGLNLHIANDHAILSLDASWDSLHKRGYRPIQTRAPLNEALAAGLLMQCGYDGSVPLYDPMCGSGTFAIEGSWIALDRPPGLTRKWFGFFGWMDFDKGLWSAIREDARRSVKAALAHPAGGSDVRQDAIDFACGNARAAGVGHLLSFERLALKQVRPPPVYHPAYSSATRPTASGSAKKKNWSRCTSRSETQ, from the coding sequence ATGAATCGGTATTTCGTGACCTGTGCCCGCGGGCTGGAACCGCTCCTCGTGCGCGAACTCGCCGCCCTCGGCGCGGCCGGGGTCGCCCCGGGGCGCGGCGGCGTGTACTTCGAGGGCGGCCCGGCCATCGTCTACCGCGCGAGCCTGTGGCTCCGCACGGCCGTCCGCATCCTCCGCCCCGTGCTGGAAGCCGACGTGCGGACACCGGACGAGTTGTACGAAGCCGTCCGCTCGATCCTCTGGTCGGAGTACATGACGCCCGACCACACACTCGCGGTCGACTGCAACGCCCGGAACTCGGGCATCACGCACTCGCAGTACGCCTCCCGGCGGGTCAAGGACGCGATCTGCGACCAGTTCCGCGAGCGGGTCGGCCGGCGGCCGAGCGTGGACACCGAGCGGCCGAGTATCGGCCTCAACCTCCACATCGCCAACGACCACGCGATCCTCAGCCTCGACGCCTCGTGGGACTCGCTCCACAAGCGCGGCTACCGCCCGATCCAGACCCGCGCGCCGCTGAACGAGGCGCTGGCTGCCGGGTTGCTCATGCAGTGCGGGTACGACGGCAGCGTGCCACTGTACGACCCGATGTGCGGGTCCGGGACGTTCGCGATCGAGGGGAGTTGGATTGCCCTCGATCGCCCGCCGGGGCTGACGCGGAAGTGGTTCGGGTTCTTCGGCTGGATGGACTTCGACAAGGGCCTCTGGTCGGCGATCCGCGAGGACGCCCGCCGGAGCGTAAAAGCCGCGCTCGCGCACCCGGCCGGCGGGTCGGACGTCCGACAGGACGCGATCGACTTCGCCTGCGGCAACGCGCGGGCCGCCGGCGTCGGGCACCTGCTCTCGTTCGAGCGGTTGGCCCTCAAACAGGTCCGCCCCCCGCCGGTTTACCACCCGGCCTACTCATCTGCAACCCGCCCTACGGCGAGCGGATCGGCGAAGAAGAAGAACTGGAGCCGTTGTACAAGTCGATCGGAGACGCAGTAG
- a CDS encoding peroxiredoxin family protein, which produces MKHLPTRYLLSVGAALLLALLTTTRTGAADEAPDFPIGLFSDGKTYNLSDYRGKVVVLFFYESECPRCKGEIPKRNEVVKDFEGKPVKFLAIGASDSIESVVGYGRETRLQMPIFADNLGLMEARYGQKISLQNIWQIRVIGPDGQIVGHEMDKPTIEKALAKAAWKYDPKDYDPKLKVALDAFEWSQWDAGMKLLTPLRRNGTKAVADSANKLFNVLKTEAEGWKTEADGLAASEPVKAYDLYTKVAAYFPTDGFAKGTATAKQKLATNKVVAAELAARRAYAQLIKGIATASPGQKAVVLQQSKAFLKKFDGTPTGDKVAALVKDLEK; this is translated from the coding sequence GTGAAGCACCTCCCGACTCGCTACCTTCTGTCCGTCGGAGCCGCGCTTCTTCTCGCGCTGCTCACGACCACTCGGACCGGGGCGGCCGACGAAGCTCCCGACTTCCCCATCGGCCTGTTCTCCGACGGCAAGACTTACAATTTGAGTGATTACCGGGGCAAAGTGGTGGTTTTGTTCTTCTACGAGAGCGAATGCCCGCGATGCAAAGGGGAGATCCCGAAGCGCAACGAAGTCGTCAAGGACTTCGAAGGGAAGCCGGTCAAGTTCCTCGCCATCGGCGCGAGCGACTCCATCGAATCCGTGGTGGGTTACGGCCGCGAGACACGGCTGCAAATGCCGATCTTCGCGGATAACCTCGGGCTGATGGAAGCGCGATACGGCCAGAAGATTTCACTGCAAAACATCTGGCAAATCCGTGTCATCGGGCCGGACGGCCAGATCGTCGGGCACGAGATGGATAAGCCGACGATCGAGAAAGCCCTGGCGAAGGCCGCCTGGAAGTACGACCCGAAGGACTACGACCCCAAGCTGAAAGTGGCCCTCGACGCCTTCGAGTGGAGCCAGTGGGACGCCGGGATGAAGCTCTTGACCCCGCTGCGGCGGAACGGTACCAAGGCCGTCGCCGACTCGGCCAACAAGCTCTTCAACGTTCTGAAGACGGAGGCCGAGGGGTGGAAGACCGAAGCCGACGGGCTCGCCGCGAGCGAACCGGTGAAGGCCTACGACCTCTACACCAAAGTCGCCGCGTATTTCCCGACCGACGGGTTCGCGAAGGGAACGGCCACCGCCAAGCAGAAACTCGCGACGAACAAAGTGGTGGCGGCGGAGTTGGCGGCCCGCCGGGCCTACGCCCAACTCATCAAAGGCATCGCCACAGCCTCGCCCGGGCAGAAGGCGGTGGTGCTACAGCAATCCAAGGCGTTCCTGAAGAAGTTCGACGGCACGCCGACCGGGGACAAGGTCGCCGCTCTGGTGAAGGATTTGGAGAAGTAG
- a CDS encoding methyltransferase family protein, whose translation MSTVQNLGGSAVRIDRLRLVWSLVSFPLFFAFGLFLPAGTWNWERGWFFVFAVVALGTISVGYLWRVNPELVAARINSHQGTKPWDKILFVFILITFLVIFPVAALDDGRFHWLPVPEWVCALGYGLLVLGVVLITRAQAVNKFFEPTVRIQADRGQRVIDTGPYAIVRHPGYVSCLPLSAGVALSLGSIWALIPAGSFCLVMALRTLWEDQTLRAELAGYEEYTRRVRYRWLPGCGSWRVVFGARRRCRVHIRLFSRTS comes from the coding sequence ATGTCCACCGTCCAAAACTTAGGCGGGAGCGCGGTGCGAATCGACCGCCTCAGACTTGTTTGGAGTCTCGTCAGCTTTCCGCTGTTTTTTGCCTTCGGCCTGTTCCTGCCGGCCGGAACCTGGAATTGGGAGCGGGGGTGGTTCTTCGTGTTCGCGGTCGTCGCGTTGGGCACGATCAGCGTCGGCTACCTCTGGCGGGTCAACCCAGAACTCGTGGCGGCTCGCATCAACTCGCACCAGGGGACGAAACCCTGGGACAAGATACTGTTCGTGTTCATCTTGATTACGTTTCTGGTGATTTTCCCGGTCGCCGCGCTGGACGACGGGCGATTTCACTGGCTCCCTGTGCCGGAGTGGGTTTGCGCTCTCGGCTACGGCTTGTTGGTTCTCGGAGTGGTTCTTATCACCAGGGCTCAGGCCGTGAACAAATTTTTCGAGCCGACCGTCCGCATCCAGGCGGACCGCGGCCAACGGGTGATCGACACCGGCCCCTACGCCATCGTACGGCACCCGGGGTATGTGTCCTGTCTTCCTTTGTCCGCGGGAGTGGCCTTGAGTCTGGGATCGATATGGGCGTTAATCCCGGCCGGTTCGTTTTGTCTGGTCATGGCCCTTCGGACGCTGTGGGAAGATCAGACGTTGCGGGCCGAATTGGCGGGCTACGAAGAGTACACCCGGCGGGTCCGGTATCGGTGGCTGCCGGGGTGTGGTAGCTGGCGTGTCGTCTTTGGGGCGAGGAGGCGCTGCCGGGTTCACATCCGGCTTTTCTCGCGAACCTCCTGA
- a CDS encoding DUF4058 family protein, whose translation MPLLDHFHPPLSGNRHWESFHTRWAATIANALDESLPDGYFSEAQVHAGPRVEIDVAALTERSADGGVATQARIQPVLAPPDLVVPVVFPPEFTVNVYETSGGPTLVAVLELVSPANKDRADSRRAFAGKCAGYLYRGLGLIVVDVVTSRLSRPLEDLLTLLDPALPYPDAGNLTAVSYRPARTNDADSIEFRIKPLAAGAPLPELPLFLDAGRVVTVDLEATYQEVREKSRM comes from the coding sequence ATGCCGTTACTCGACCACTTTCATCCCCCGCTCTCCGGGAACCGTCACTGGGAATCCTTTCACACCCGGTGGGCTGCCACCATCGCTAATGCGTTAGATGAGTCATTGCCAGACGGATACTTCTCCGAAGCTCAAGTCCACGCCGGGCCTCGGGTCGAAATCGATGTGGCGGCGCTGACCGAGAGAAGTGCGGACGGTGGGGTGGCCACCCAGGCGCGGATCCAACCTGTACTGGCCCCACCGGACCTCGTGGTGCCGGTTGTCTTCCCGCCCGAATTCACCGTAAACGTGTACGAGACGTCGGGCGGCCCGACGCTGGTGGCGGTACTCGAACTGGTGTCCCCGGCGAACAAGGATCGTGCCGACAGTCGGCGGGCGTTCGCCGGCAAGTGCGCCGGGTATCTGTATCGCGGGTTGGGATTGATTGTCGTTGACGTCGTTACCAGTCGGCTGAGCCGCCCGCTGGAAGACCTGCTCACGCTACTCGATCCGGCCCTTCCTTACCCAGACGCGGGAAATCTGACGGCCGTCTCCTACCGCCCGGCGCGGACGAACGACGCCGATTCGATCGAATTCCGCATCAAGCCGCTGGCGGCCGGGGCACCCCTTCCGGAATTGCCGCTGTTTCTTGATGCCGGGCGAGTCGTGACGGTGGATCTGGAAGCGACATATCAGGAGGTTCGCGAGAAAAGCCGGATGTGA
- a CDS encoding GntR family transcriptional regulator gives MNTRPKRRIRCDHGSRRQVIVQSLLADVFHGRIRAGQRLVTQSLATRFGVSHTPIREALVELAGIGIVDLLPNRGAVVRGVTPKEVREICQVRRALECVAVRKACGRIAATDLRELAAEFARLHATWEVEGPTLIPSARAVDTRLHDLVAAHCGNKFLAHEIGRLKTLFRAFRDVSWEQETERHDFHRLGVESAEHIAIVEALLAGDPRAAGRAMARHIKSGEYYWGRVASNAGPSPQKKTPPPQPAKGPSR, from the coding sequence ATGAATACCCGCCCCAAACGCCGCATCCGGTGTGACCACGGGTCGCGCCGGCAAGTAATCGTTCAATCGCTCCTGGCCGACGTATTTCACGGCCGTATCCGAGCCGGTCAACGGCTCGTCACCCAGAGTCTTGCGACCCGGTTCGGCGTGAGTCATACTCCCATCCGGGAGGCGCTCGTCGAACTGGCCGGCATCGGCATCGTCGACCTGTTGCCGAACCGCGGTGCAGTCGTTCGGGGGGTGACGCCCAAGGAAGTCCGCGAGATCTGCCAGGTCCGGCGGGCACTGGAGTGCGTGGCCGTTCGGAAGGCGTGCGGGCGGATCGCGGCAACCGACCTCCGCGAACTCGCGGCCGAGTTCGCTCGGCTGCACGCCACCTGGGAAGTCGAAGGGCCGACCTTGATCCCGAGCGCCCGGGCGGTCGACACCCGGCTCCACGACCTGGTCGCGGCCCACTGCGGGAACAAGTTCCTCGCCCACGAGATCGGTCGACTCAAGACATTGTTCCGTGCTTTCCGGGACGTGTCCTGGGAACAGGAGACCGAGCGGCACGACTTCCACCGGCTCGGCGTCGAGTCGGCCGAACATATAGCGATCGTCGAAGCGCTGCTCGCGGGCGACCCGCGGGCGGCCGGTCGGGCGATGGCCCGACACATTAAATCCGGAGAGTATTACTGGGGTCGCGTGGCCAGTAACGCCGGGCCGAGTCCGCAGAAGAAAACACCGCCTCCCCAACCCGCCAAGGGGCCGAGCCGATGA
- a CDS encoding DUF1553 domain-containing protein gives MMRSVLLPKGLVALAVAALVGAPAPAAEKLQFNRDVRQILAENCFACHGPDSAARKAKLRLDVREQAIEAEAIAPGKPDKSAAVARIFLADDDKELMPPAKSHKKLTAAQKDVLKRWVTEGAEYQLHWSFIAPKRPAVPVVKNAGWVKNPIDAFVLAELEKRGLTSAPEADRRTLARRLSLDLTGLPPKPEEVEAFVADKAPDAYERYVARLMDTPQWGEHRGRAWLDVARYADTHGIHFDNYRENWAYREWVIRAFNENKPFDQFTIEQLAGDLLPNPSLDQLVATGFNRCNITTNEGGAISEEYLVLYNRDRTETVNQTWMGLTAGCAVCHDHKFDPLSAREFYSMAAFFNNSTQGAMDGNISNTPPVVTVPRLNDRDKWTKISKDVAAAAAKVEARRAAARADFTRWLATAKADEFAGKIPTDGLVFHAPLTEGKGKEFKVSVGGKDQTLKYDSGYDWTTDRAGKKTLTVRSGPAVELKDVGDFDKAQAFSVSAWVHINKRGMNGALLGRMDEDNKYRGWDLWMQADRVGMHIINTWQEDALKVVAKTPLKTATWYHVTATYDGSGKAAGVKIYINGEPQQVDVEADALKSTTRTTVPFKFGQRSGQASRTIGAALQDVRIYSRGLTGIDAQQLAGSSRTVELLAKPADKRTPKETDELFSWWLATNDEQFKALDLAHKQLVQEESTIKARGTVAYVWVEKPSPPEAYVLYRGDYDKRRDKVAPGTPKVLPAYSADLPKNRLGFAKWLLQPDHPLTTRVTVNRYWQEVFGTGLVKTSGDFGITGDQPTHPELLDWLAVEFREGGWDVKKFFKLIVTSNAYKQSAQVTPEKLEKDPHNRYLSRGARFRMDAEMIRDYALAASGILVEKLGGPSVRPYQPEGVWEAVAMIGSNTRDYRRDTGENLYRRSMYTFWKRAAPPASMEIFNAPNRETCAVRRDRTNTPLQALVTLNDVQFVEAARHLAQLGLTTGGSTFEGRLNVLSKRLLARSLRPEEQAIVKQIHDDLLAHYKAKPAEAQKLVTVGESKPDPKLDVADLAAWTMVANELLNLDEVLCK, from the coding sequence ATGATGCGATCTGTCCTTCTCCCAAAGGGTCTGGTGGCCCTCGCGGTTGCCGCCCTGGTCGGGGCTCCGGCCCCGGCGGCGGAAAAGCTGCAATTCAACCGCGACGTCCGCCAGATCCTGGCCGAGAACTGCTTCGCCTGCCACGGGCCGGACAGTGCGGCCCGAAAAGCCAAGTTGCGGCTCGACGTGCGCGAGCAGGCGATCGAGGCCGAAGCGATCGCGCCCGGCAAGCCGGACAAGAGTGCGGCCGTCGCGCGGATCTTCCTCGCGGACGACGATAAGGAACTGATGCCGCCGGCCAAGAGCCACAAGAAGCTCACCGCCGCCCAGAAAGACGTCCTCAAGCGGTGGGTCACCGAGGGGGCCGAATACCAGCTTCACTGGTCGTTCATCGCACCAAAACGGCCGGCCGTGCCGGTGGTGAAGAATGCCGGCTGGGTCAAGAATCCGATCGACGCGTTCGTGCTGGCCGAGCTGGAAAAGCGCGGCTTGACCTCGGCCCCGGAAGCCGACCGCCGCACCCTCGCCCGCCGGCTCAGCCTGGACCTGACCGGGTTGCCGCCGAAACCGGAAGAAGTCGAGGCGTTCGTCGCGGACAAGGCGCCAGACGCTTACGAGCGGTACGTCGCCCGGCTGATGGACACGCCGCAATGGGGCGAACACCGCGGGCGAGCCTGGCTCGACGTGGCCCGGTACGCCGACACGCACGGCATCCACTTCGACAACTACCGCGAGAACTGGGCCTACCGCGAGTGGGTGATCCGGGCGTTCAACGAGAACAAGCCGTTCGACCAGTTCACCATCGAACAACTCGCCGGCGACCTGCTCCCGAACCCGTCCCTCGACCAACTCGTGGCGACCGGCTTCAACCGCTGCAACATCACCACGAACGAAGGCGGCGCGATCAGCGAGGAATACCTGGTTCTTTACAACCGGGACCGAACCGAGACGGTTAACCAGACGTGGATGGGCCTGACGGCCGGCTGCGCGGTATGCCACGACCACAAGTTCGACCCGCTTTCGGCCCGCGAGTTCTACAGCATGGCCGCGTTCTTCAACAACTCGACCCAGGGGGCCATGGACGGGAACATCTCGAACACGCCCCCGGTCGTCACCGTTCCACGGCTCAACGACCGCGACAAGTGGACCAAGATCTCCAAGGACGTGGCTGCGGCCGCGGCTAAGGTCGAGGCCCGCCGCGCCGCCGCCCGGGCCGACTTCACCCGTTGGCTCGCCACCGCGAAGGCCGACGAGTTCGCTGGCAAGATCCCGACCGATGGGCTCGTTTTCCACGCGCCACTGACGGAAGGTAAAGGAAAAGAGTTCAAAGTTTCGGTGGGCGGGAAGGACCAGACGCTGAAGTACGACAGCGGCTACGACTGGACCACCGACCGGGCCGGCAAGAAGACCCTGACGGTCCGGTCCGGCCCGGCCGTCGAACTCAAGGACGTGGGCGACTTCGACAAGGCTCAGGCCTTCTCCGTCTCCGCGTGGGTTCACATCAACAAACGCGGCATGAACGGTGCCCTGCTCGGCCGGATGGACGAAGACAACAAATACCGCGGGTGGGACTTGTGGATGCAGGCTGATCGCGTCGGCATGCACATCATCAACACCTGGCAGGAAGACGCCCTCAAGGTCGTTGCCAAGACGCCGCTCAAGACCGCGACGTGGTATCACGTCACCGCGACCTACGACGGCTCCGGCAAAGCGGCCGGGGTGAAGATCTACATCAACGGCGAACCGCAACAGGTGGACGTCGAGGCCGACGCGCTGAAATCGACCACGCGCACGACGGTCCCGTTCAAGTTCGGCCAGCGCAGCGGCCAAGCATCGCGGACCATCGGCGCCGCATTGCAAGACGTTCGGATTTACTCCCGCGGGCTGACCGGGATCGATGCCCAGCAACTCGCCGGCTCGTCGCGGACCGTCGAACTGCTCGCCAAGCCGGCGGACAAGCGCACGCCCAAGGAAACGGACGAACTGTTCTCCTGGTGGCTGGCGACGAACGACGAGCAGTTCAAGGCCCTCGACCTCGCCCACAAGCAACTGGTCCAGGAAGAATCGACGATCAAGGCTCGCGGGACCGTCGCTTACGTCTGGGTCGAAAAGCCCTCGCCGCCCGAGGCCTACGTCCTGTACCGCGGCGACTACGACAAGCGGCGAGACAAGGTGGCGCCCGGCACGCCCAAGGTACTGCCCGCGTACTCGGCAGACCTACCCAAGAACCGGCTCGGCTTCGCCAAGTGGCTGTTGCAACCCGACCACCCGCTGACGACCCGGGTGACGGTCAACCGCTACTGGCAGGAAGTATTCGGCACCGGGCTGGTCAAAACGTCCGGCGACTTCGGCATCACTGGCGACCAACCGACGCACCCCGAACTGCTCGACTGGCTGGCCGTCGAGTTCCGCGAAGGCGGGTGGGACGTGAAGAAGTTCTTCAAGCTGATCGTCACGTCCAACGCTTACAAACAATCCGCTCAGGTGACGCCCGAGAAGTTGGAGAAGGACCCGCATAACCGATACCTCAGCCGGGGGGCGCGGTTCCGGATGGACGCCGAGATGATCCGTGATTACGCGCTGGCCGCGAGCGGCATCCTGGTCGAAAAGCTCGGCGGCCCGAGCGTCCGGCCGTACCAGCCCGAAGGGGTGTGGGAAGCGGTCGCGATGATCGGCAGCAACACCCGCGACTACCGCCGGGACACCGGTGAGAACCTCTACCGCCGCAGCATGTACACGTTCTGGAAGCGGGCGGCGCCGCCGGCGTCGATGGAGATTTTCAACGCCCCGAACCGCGAGACCTGTGCCGTCCGCCGCGACCGGACCAACACCCCGCTCCAGGCGCTCGTGACCTTGAACGACGTGCAGTTCGTCGAAGCCGCCCGGCACCTCGCCCAACTCGGCCTCACGACTGGCGGCTCGACGTTCGAGGGCCGGCTCAACGTCCTGTCCAAACGATTGCTGGCCCGGTCGCTCCGGCCGGAGGAGCAAGCGATCGTGAAGCAAATCCACGACGACCTGCTGGCCCACTACAAGGCCAAGCCGGCCGAGGCCCAGAAGTTGGTTACGGTCGGTGAATCGAAGCCCGATCCGAAACTTGACGTGGCTGATCTGGCCGCGTGGACGATGGTCGCGAACGAGTTGCTGAACCTGGACGAGGTGCTGTGTAAGTAG